Proteins co-encoded in one Bacillus kexueae genomic window:
- the aspA gene encoding aspartate ammonia-lyase, with product MEQNEVRIEKDFLGEKEIPKDKYYGIQTVRATENFPITGYRIHHSLITSLARVKKAAALANMETGQLDAEIGHAISDAAQEIIDGKWHDQFIVDPIQGGAGTSINMNGNEVIANRALEILGEEKGSYHIISPNTHVNMSQSTNDAFPTAFQLAFLQLLEELLQTMESMHTVFQQKADEFSHVIKMGRTHLQDAVPIRLGQEFEAYCRVIERDIKRIKRSKEGLYEINMGATAVGTGLNADPEYIERVVHHLRQLSSAPLEKASHLVDATQNTDAYTEVSSALKICMVNMSKIANDLRLMASGPRAGLGEISLPARQPGSSIMPGKVNPVMAEVLNQVAFQVIGNDHTISLASEAGQLELNVMEPVLVFNLIQSISIMNNTFKAFTEYCLKDIKANEERMKEYVDRSVGIITALNPHIGYEQASKIAKEAVSTNRPVRDLILENNLLNEEELNEILDPFEMTHPGIAGKSLKKA from the coding sequence ATCGAGCAGAACGAAGTCAGAATTGAAAAAGACTTTCTTGGTGAAAAAGAGATTCCAAAAGATAAATATTATGGCATACAAACTGTACGGGCTACAGAAAACTTCCCCATCACTGGGTATCGTATTCATCATTCTCTCATTACAAGTTTAGCAAGAGTGAAAAAAGCAGCGGCACTAGCCAATATGGAAACGGGGCAACTTGATGCAGAAATAGGACACGCCATTAGTGATGCAGCGCAAGAAATTATCGATGGAAAATGGCATGATCAATTTATTGTTGACCCCATCCAAGGTGGTGCTGGTACATCCATTAATATGAACGGAAACGAAGTGATCGCGAATCGCGCACTCGAAATTTTAGGAGAAGAAAAAGGAAGCTACCATATTATTAGTCCGAACACTCACGTTAACATGTCCCAGTCGACAAATGATGCGTTTCCTACCGCTTTCCAACTGGCATTTTTGCAACTACTTGAAGAATTGCTACAGACGATGGAGTCAATGCACACTGTTTTTCAACAGAAAGCTGACGAATTTAGTCATGTCATTAAAATGGGAAGAACTCATTTACAGGATGCTGTACCGATTCGTCTAGGACAAGAGTTTGAAGCCTATTGTCGCGTGATAGAGCGGGACATTAAGCGTATTAAACGTTCTAAAGAAGGTCTATACGAAATTAACATGGGTGCGACGGCAGTCGGAACAGGATTAAATGCAGACCCAGAATACATTGAACGCGTCGTTCACCATCTGCGTCAACTTAGTAGCGCACCATTAGAAAAAGCCTCTCACCTAGTTGATGCTACTCAAAATACGGATGCGTACACAGAAGTTTCATCTGCTTTAAAAATTTGCATGGTGAATATGTCCAAAATCGCCAACGATTTACGTTTAATGGCATCCGGGCCTAGAGCAGGATTAGGTGAAATTTCATTACCAGCAAGACAGCCAGGCTCATCCATCATGCCTGGGAAGGTAAACCCTGTCATGGCCGAAGTGTTAAACCAAGTAGCCTTCCAAGTAATCGGGAATGACCATACGATTTCCCTTGCATCTGAAGCAGGGCAGCTTGAACTAAACGTAATGGAGCCGGTATTAGTATTTAACCTAATTCAGTCAATCTCCATAATGAACAATACATTTAAAGCCTTTACAGAGTATTGTTTAAAAGACATTAAAGCCAATGAAGAGCGGATGAAAGAGTATGTAGATCGAAGTGTCGGCATAATTACCGCACTCAATCCTCATATTGGATATGAGCAAGCATCGAAAATCGCAAAGGAAGCGGTTTCAACGAATCGACCAGTTCGCGACCTAATATTAGAAAATAACTTACTGAATGAAGAAGAATTGAATGAAATTTTAGATCCTTTTGAAATGACTCACCCAGGAATTGCAGGAAAATCATTAAAAAAAGCGTAA
- a CDS encoding asparaginase → MKKILLLATGGTIASVHSENGLKPGVSPDELIDFLPFDRYEVDSKLIMNIDSTNMQPELWVDIANAIYENYADYDGFVITHGTDTMAYTSAALSYMLQNADKPIVITGSQLPIKFERTDAKKNIIDAFRFACEDVGGVFVVFDGRVIIGTRAIKMRTKSYDAFESINYPYVAYISGDEVEYTNILAKETAGPIKLDTSLCPDVFLLKLHPGTKPEIFDFIKQHYKGVVIESYGSGGIPAQGRDLIPKVKELINEGIAVVITTQCLEEGEDITIYEVGRKIAEDLVILSKDMNSEAIVPKLMWVLGKSNNLLEVKKWMETPIAHDVSMY, encoded by the coding sequence ACAGGTGGAACAATTGCTTCAGTCCATAGCGAAAATGGTTTGAAGCCTGGCGTATCCCCTGATGAATTAATTGATTTTTTACCATTTGACCGTTATGAAGTGGATAGCAAGCTCATTATGAATATTGATAGTACAAACATGCAGCCAGAGTTATGGGTAGACATTGCAAACGCCATTTATGAGAACTATGCCGATTATGATGGCTTTGTGATTACACACGGTACCGATACGATGGCCTATACATCAGCTGCCTTATCATATATGTTGCAAAACGCGGATAAACCGATTGTCATCACAGGGTCACAGTTACCAATCAAGTTTGAACGAACGGATGCTAAGAAAAATATTATTGATGCCTTCCGTTTCGCCTGTGAAGATGTCGGTGGAGTATTTGTCGTATTTGATGGACGTGTCATTATTGGTACACGCGCAATCAAAATGCGTACGAAAAGTTACGATGCGTTTGAAAGTATTAACTACCCTTATGTTGCCTATATTTCTGGTGATGAAGTTGAATATACTAATATTTTAGCAAAAGAAACTGCTGGTCCGATTAAATTAGATACCTCTTTATGCCCAGATGTTTTTCTTCTGAAACTGCATCCTGGAACGAAACCTGAAATCTTTGATTTTATTAAACAGCACTATAAAGGTGTTGTCATTGAAAGTTACGGAAGTGGTGGTATCCCTGCCCAAGGTCGCGATTTAATTCCGAAAGTAAAGGAGCTCATTAACGAAGGAATTGCAGTTGTGATCACAACACAATGTTTAGAAGAAGGAGAAGATATCACCATCTATGAGGTGGGACGTAAAATTGCAGAAGATCTCGTCATTCTATCAAAAGATATGAACTCTGAAGCCATCGTACCAAAGCTCATGTGGGTTTTAGGAAAATCAAATAATTTACTAGAAGTAAAGAAATGGATGGAAACACCGATTGCTCATGATGTGTCCATGTATTAA